Part of the Cellulomonas taurus genome, CGCTGCCCACCGTTCCGGAGAGGTTGACCAGCGGGACACCGAGCAGGTTGGCGTTCAACCCGATCGTCACGCCGCTCGCGCTGGCGTCACCCGGCGCGGCCTGCGCGGACTGGGGTGCGATCACCACCACCGCGAAGGCCACCACCATTGCTACCGCCGCGGAAAGCGCCTTCCAGGCGCGCGACGACGTCACACCCACCATGTCCGTACCCCCTGCGAAGCGACATCGATCGCTACGGATTGATCAGTGCCCGCATTTGATCCATGGCGGCGGGGTGTACGCCAGCCTTGTCAGCCCGGTGCCTGGCTCGGCAAACCCCTCAATTCCGACAAGTTGGACTTGTACGATTCTCCAATTCGGACCTGTCCCTCCTGGTCATGTGCACGAGTCGCCGCGAGGTCACAATTCCGTCACGGATCGCCTGACATGTCCGGTGTGGGCGGTTTCACCTAGCCCAGACGGGTGATCAGGGCAGCGTTTTCAGGCTCTGCGGCGGCCCGACGGCAGTGCCCGCAGCATTGGCGGCGACCACCCGGAACGGGTACTCGGTGCCCGCCGCGAGGCCGACCAGCTGCTCGGTCCCCGCCCGCTCCCAACTCGCCGCGGGGAAGCTCTGCGCGGCGGTCCGCCGACCGAAGCCCGGCCCCCATTCGACCCAGACCTGGGTGTCCAGACCGTGCGGATGCACCCGCAACGGCACCGTCGCCGCCGTCCGCCCCACCCCGGTCGCCGGGAGCGCCCGCACCACCGGCGGGCCGGGGGTGTCCAGCACCCGGGTCACCGTGCTGCTGCCCGCCGAGGTGGTGGCGGTGGCGGTCCAGACGTACCGGGTGCCGGGCAGCAGACCGGTCAGGTTCTGCGCGAACGCCTGGGCATAGCCGGTGGCCGCGAGCGCGTACTGCACCCGGCCGATCGGGGCGGAACCCTCCGGCCCCCACGCCAGGGTGATCGTGCCGGCCAGGCCGTGCGGATCGGCCCAGGCGCGCAGGGTCGCGGTGGTACCGGCCACGGTCTCCGATCCGGTGACCGTCGCCGCCTGGCTGGACACCACCCGCTGCCGGTCGACCGCCGTCAGCCCGGTGGTGTCGGTCACGGTGAGGGTGAGGGTCCAGTCCCCCGCCGGGTAGCTGTGCCGCAGGCCGGTCGGCTGCCCGGTCCCGACACTGGGCGCCGAGCCGTCGCCCCAGTCCACCTGCCAGGCGGCGATCCCGGTCCCCGCCGCCGACCCGTCGCCGGTGCTGCGGGTGGGATCGAGACCCACCGACAGGGGTGCCGGGCCGATCGTGCTGGTCAGTCGGGCCCAGGCGCTGGGCGCAGCCCGCACGCCGGGCTGCCGGACCGCCTCGGCGAAGGCGGCACGGGCGGGCGCGTCAGCACCGATCCGCCAGTCGCAGGTGCCGACTCCCTCGAAGAGCGACGCCGCCTCCAGTTCCGGCCACGCGGCCAGCCAGTCCACCGCATCGCGCAGCCAGGTGGGCCGACGACTCGGGTCGGCGGGATCCGGCACCGACCCGAACTCCGCCAGCAGCGGCGTCTTCCCCCGGGCGGTGGCCCAGCTGCGGAACGGACCGACCACCGCCGCCAACGACCGCCAGGTCGGCGGCTTCGCCGGTGCGCAGCCGTACCAGTTGTAGGCGTCCAGGCCGACCCGGTCCACCACGTCGTCACCCGGATAGAACGCGTCCGCCCCGGCGGTGGTCTGCGCACTGCCGAAGCTGCCCGGTGTCATGATCCAGGTCCAGCGCACCTCCCCCACCCCGGCCGCCCGGAACACCTCGACGTAATGCCGCCAGGCGGTACGGAACTCGGCCGGCGACCCCCAGCCCCGGGCGATGTCGGCCTCGTGGTGCAGGGCCAGATGGACCGGGACGCCGAGGCTCGCCACCCCCGCGGCCTGCGCCCGGATCTGGTCGTCGACGGCGCCGGAGGCGATGGTCGCCCAGGACACCCGGCTGCCGTCCCGGCGCATCGGCCAGATCGACAGCAGCGGGGTACGACCCCGGGCGACGGAGGCGCTGACCGGGCCGGGCGGCTGCGGGTCGTCCCAGCGGGAGTACCACCGCACCAGGTCCAGGCGACGGTCGAGGGTGTCCTCGAAGGCGTCCACCGCCGCGGCGGCGCCGTTCGCGCCGCCCTGGTCGACATGTGCCCCCAGGAGGAAGCCGGAGCTCGGCGGCGGCGCGGCCGGGGCGGGGGCTGGGGTCAGCGCCAGGGCGCAGGCGAGGAGCAGGGTGGTCCAGCGGAGCATGCGGGGCACTCCCGGGGTGCGGGGTGGCCGCACCCACCCCTCAGCTGTGCGACGCGCCGGTGCCGGACGCGTGATCGGCCGCCGCGGCGGTCGGGTTCTCAGGTGCCGACACCAGGATGACCCGATCCCGCCGCCCTCGCCGTGCGAGGGACCGGTGCGACTCGAATACTGCCGGGATGACCACGGAGACCTCCACCGGGCTGCGCCGCGCCGTCACGGGCCCCCTGTTGTTCCTGTTCATCCTCGGCGACGTGCTCGGGGCCGGGGTGTACGCCCTGGTCGGCGAGCTGTCAGCCGAGGCCGGCGGGGCGGTGTGGCTGCCGCTGATCGTGGCGCTGCTGATGGCGCTGCTCACCGCGGCGTCCTATGCCGAGCTGGTGACCAAGTACCCGAAGGCCGGTGGCTCGGCGGTGTTCGCGCAGCGGGCCTTCGGCAGTCCGCTGGTGTCGTTCCTGGTCGGCTTCTGCATGCTCGCGGCCGGGGTCACCTCCGCCGCCGGACTGTCCCTGGCCTTCGCCGGCGACTACCTCGGCACATTCTGGGACGTTCCGCCGGTGCCCGCCGCACTGGTGTTCCTGGCGCTGATCGCCGCCCTGAACGCACGCGGGATCAAGGAGTCGCTGCGGGCCAACGTGGTGATGACCGTCGTCGAGGTGAGCGGGCTGGTGCTGGTGGTGGTGCTGGGTGCGATCGTGCTGGGCCGCGGTGAGGGCGACCTGTCCCGGCTGACCGACCTGCCCGCCGACACCTCCTGGGGGATGGCAGCCCTGGGCGGGGCACTGATCGCGTTCTACTCCTTCGTCGGCTTCGAGACCTCGGCGAATCTGGCAGAGGAGGTCACCGACGTGCGTCGGCTGTATCCCCGCGCGCTGTTCGGCGCGCTGATCGCCGCCGGGGTGGTCTACCTGGCGGTGGGGGTGGTGGCACCGGCCGTGGTGGCCCCGGAGACGCTGTCCGGCTCCAGCGGTCCGCTGCTGGAGGTGGTGAAGGCCGCCGGTGGGGTGCCGCTCGGGCTGTTCTCCGTCGTGGCGCTGATCGCGGTAGCCAACGGCGCGCTGCTGACCATGATCATGGCCAGTCGCCTCGCCTACGGGATGGCGCAGGAAGGGTTGCTGCCCCGTGCGCTGGGCCGGGTGCTGCCCGGTCGGCAGACCCCGTGGGTGGCGATCGTGGTGACCACCGGGGTGGCGATGGTCCTGGCGGCGACCGGGTCGCTGGTGGACCTGGCGTCCACCGTGGTGCTGCTGCTGCTGTTCGTCTTCCTGAGCACGAACGTCGCGGTGCTGGTGCTGCGCCGGGATCGGGTGGAGCGCGGTCACTTCCGGGTGTGGACGCCGATCCCGGTGCTGGCGGCCGCGACCTGTGTCGGACTTCTCACGCAGCAGGAAGCTCGACACTGGGCGCTGGCCGGGGTTCTCATGGCGGTGGGGCTAGTGCTGTACCTCGTGACGCGACGGTTCTCCACTCGCTCGGAATAGATCCCCGGACCGCACGGTTGGGGCGCAAGTACATGCAAACGCATCGACTTTGATCCCCAGGAGCACGCCATGCAGTTCGGAGTCTTCACGGTCAGCGACATCACGCCTGACCCCCACACCGGCCGGGTGCCCGACGACACCGAGCGGGTCCGCAACATCCTGGCGATCGCCGAGCACGCCGACGAGGTGGGGCTGGACGTCTTCGCCACCGGTGAGCACCACAACCCGCCGTTCGTCGCCTCCTCCCCGACCACGATGCTCGGGTACCTCGCGGCCCGGACCAAGCAGATCCAGCTGTCGACCGCCACCACCCTGATCACCACCAACGACCCGGTCCGCCTGGCCGAGGAGTACGCGATG contains:
- a CDS encoding glycosyl hydrolase; the encoded protein is MLRWTTLLLACALALTPAPAPAAPPPSSGFLLGAHVDQGGANGAAAAVDAFEDTLDRRLDLVRWYSRWDDPQPPGPVSASVARGRTPLLSIWPMRRDGSRVSWATIASGAVDDQIRAQAAGVASLGVPVHLALHHEADIARGWGSPAEFRTAWRHYVEVFRAAGVGEVRWTWIMTPGSFGSAQTTAGADAFYPGDDVVDRVGLDAYNWYGCAPAKPPTWRSLAAVVGPFRSWATARGKTPLLAEFGSVPDPADPSRRPTWLRDAVDWLAAWPELEAASLFEGVGTCDWRIGADAPARAAFAEAVRQPGVRAAPSAWARLTSTIGPAPLSVGLDPTRSTGDGSAAGTGIAAWQVDWGDGSAPSVGTGQPTGLRHSYPAGDWTLTLTVTDTTGLTAVDRQRVVSSQAATVTGSETVAGTTATLRAWADPHGLAGTITLAWGPEGSAPIGRVQYALAATGYAQAFAQNLTGLLPGTRYVWTATATTSAGSSTVTRVLDTPGPPVVRALPATGVGRTAATVPLRVHPHGLDTQVWVEWGPGFGRRTAAQSFPAASWERAGTEQLVGLAAGTEYPFRVVAANAAGTAVGPPQSLKTLP
- a CDS encoding APC family permease; its protein translation is MTTETSTGLRRAVTGPLLFLFILGDVLGAGVYALVGELSAEAGGAVWLPLIVALLMALLTAASYAELVTKYPKAGGSAVFAQRAFGSPLVSFLVGFCMLAAGVTSAAGLSLAFAGDYLGTFWDVPPVPAALVFLALIAALNARGIKESLRANVVMTVVEVSGLVLVVVLGAIVLGRGEGDLSRLTDLPADTSWGMAALGGALIAFYSFVGFETSANLAEEVTDVRRLYPRALFGALIAAGVVYLAVGVVAPAVVAPETLSGSSGPLLEVVKAAGGVPLGLFSVVALIAVANGALLTMIMASRLAYGMAQEGLLPRALGRVLPGRQTPWVAIVVTTGVAMVLAATGSLVDLASTVVLLLLFVFLSTNVAVLVLRRDRVERGHFRVWTPIPVLAAATCVGLLTQQEARHWALAGVLMAVGLVLYLVTRRFSTRSE